One Oncorhynchus keta strain PuntledgeMale-10-30-2019 unplaced genomic scaffold, Oket_V2 Un_contig_14255_pilon_pilon, whole genome shotgun sequence DNA window includes the following coding sequences:
- the LOC118370425 gene encoding cytidine monophosphate-N-acetylneuraminic acid hydroxylase gives MTAQSSKTVLSLDSEAVFSLKDGINFKKSPDDGKCYIIYKDNGELKACKNQCKHQGGLFIKDIEDLDGRTVRCTKHYWKLNVSTMQYVNPPDSFTQDELDVVMTDEGGLQLVEVIVWDPWLADPQDPQELQEGEVTVSTARHTHPRLDRCEAFPSGQNWLIPEKCIFSYPTLKSLSATRPDVPIYVGDTSRPVFWMLEKRQVQLTNINVVPFGIWQNIDEHLRFMILKDEVHPELDTCIIVEYKGHMILNTVDCTRPNYGRLPHNVDLMMSDFAGGASGFPMTFSGGKYTESWKADFIKNERKKLMNYKAQLVKSLQPKIYCPFAGYFVEAHPSDRYIKETNTKNKAEELNALIKKSAPGITTWTPKPGAVLDLALALMSPSRKAITDPPSGTNIYKDSWDFDLYVDELNRAITAEIFKHKSWIQFYYIWAGFKNYNLVVRVIETDEDFIPIDNGYNYLVDFMDLSFPTQRPTREHPYEEIKNRIGVMRHVVKNGLLWDDLYIGFQNRLSREPDVYHHRFWNHFQTELPVTGPDWDLFLQQVPSYQRSAEPQGIQTESGSASILS, from the exons ATGACAGCCCAGTCTTCAAAGACAGTGCTGTCCCTGGACTCTGAGGCGGTGTTCTCACTCAAAGATGGCATCAACTTTAAGAAGAGCCCAGATGATGGCAAGTGCTACATCATATACAAAGACAATGGAGAGCTGAAGGCCTGCAAGAACCAATGCAAACACCAAGGAGGCCTGTTCATCAAAGACATAGAGGACTTAGATGGAAG GACGGTCCGGTGTACAAAACACTACTGGAAGCTGAACGTCTCAACTATGCAGTATGTGAACCCTCCTGACAGCTTCACACAGGATGAGCTGG ACGTCGTGATGACAGACGAGGGTGGTCTTCAGCTCGTGGAGGTGATCGTCTGGGACCCCTGGTTGGCAGACCCCCAGGATCCACAGGAACTGCAGGAGGGAGAGGTGACTGTGAGTACAGCTCGTCACACACACCCACGGCTGGACAGATGTGAGGCCTTTCCCAGTGGGCAAAACTGGTTG ATTCCTGAAAAATGTATTTTCAGCTACCCAACCTTAAAATCCCTCTCTGCGACGAGACCCGATGTTCCTATTTATGTTGGCGACACATCAAGGccagtgttctg GATGCTGGAGAAAAGGCAGGTGCAGCTGACAAATATCAACGTCGTTCCCTTTGGCATTTGGCAAAAC ATTGATGAGCACCTCAGATTCATGATTCTGAAGGATGAAGTGCACCCTGAATTGGACACCTGTATCATTGTTGAATATAAAG GTCATATGATCCTCAACACGGTGGACTGCACCAGGCCAAACTACGGCCGACTGCCCCACAATGTAGACCTGATGATGAGCGACTTTGCTGGAGGGGCGTCTGGCTTCCCCATGACCTTCAGTGGAGGAAAATACACAG AGAGCTGGAAAGCCGATTTCATCAAGAATGAAAGGAAGAAGCTCATGAACTACAAGGCCCAGCTGGTAAAATCCTTGCAGCCCAAGATCTACTGCCCGTTTGCCGGTTACTTTGTCGAAGCACATCCCTCAGACAG GTACATTAAGGAAACTAACACGAAAAACAAAGCGGAGGAGCTCAATGCCCTGATCAAGAAGAGCGCTCCAGGCATAACAACATGGACACCCAAGCCAGGCGCTGTGCTCGATCTGGCCCTGGCTCTGATGAGCCCCAGCCG GAAAGCCATCACCGACCCTCCATCCGGGACAAACATCTATAAGGACAGTTGGGACTTTGATTTGTACGTGGATGAACTGAACAGGGCCATCACCGCTGAGATATTTAAACATAAAAGCTGGATCCAATTTTATTACATCTGGGCAGGGTTTAAAAACTACAATCTAGTTGTCCGG gtcatagagacagatgaggactTCATTCCGATAGACAATGGCTACAACTATCTGGTGGACTTCATGGATCTGTCCTTCCCTACACAGAGGCCCACTAGAGAGCACCCTTATGAGGAG ATCAAGAACAGGATCGGAGTCATGAGGCACGTGGTGAAGAATGGCCTTCTTTGGGACGACCTGTATATCGGCTTCCAGAACCGTCTGAGCAGAGAGCCAGACGTCTATCACCACCG GTTCTGGAACCACTTCCAGACAGAGTTGCCAGTCACTGGGCCGGACTGGGACTTGTTCCTGCAGCAGGTGCCATCATACCAGAGGTCTGCTGAACCCCAGGGAATCCAAACAGAAAGTGGCTCTGCTTCTATATTGTCTTAG
- the glipr1a gene encoding GLIPR1-like protein 1 — protein sequence MGQLLMQGLLWAVIFLGSSVPNIESSEYNPFPGITDKKFIDDCVRIHNDNRSSVNPPARNMLYMTWDEGLAVTARAWARHCDFQHNIYLKEVRRVHPVFSSVGENIWAGYPPSTFSVMRAMDLWVKEVNDYSYQRNACKPGKMCGHYTQVVWATSYKVGCAVQICPNGVDRTSFSDKEGAIFVCNYAEAGNVVEMLPYQNGLEECSSCEGANNQCQAKLCHNPKRDEQKSYRWTPDWDPTLATCGPCCMAILAIRPLALLLTFVAAFGVHRLYPSIFFYE from the exons ATGGGGCAGCTACTGATGCAGGGATTGCTGTGGGCTGTGATTTTCCTGGGCTCATCTGTCCCTAATATCGAGTCCTCAGAGTACAACCCATTTCCTGGCATCACCGATAAGAAGTTCATCGACGACTGTGTGAGGATACACAACGACAACCGATCCTCTGTGAATCCACCAGCCAGAAATATGCTCTACATG ACGTGGGATGAGGGCTTGGCTGTCACTGCAAGGGCCTGGGCAAGACACTGTGATTTCCAACACAACATCTACCTGAAAGAGGTCAGACGGGTCCACCCTGTCTTCTCCTCCGTGGGAGAGAACATCTGGGCAGGATACCCGCCCTCCACGTTCTCCGTCATGCGGGCCATGGATTTATGGGTCAAAGAAGTGAACGATTACTCATACCAAAGAAATGCGTGTAAACCAGGAAAAATGTGTGGCCACTACACACAG GTTGTTTGGGCGACGAGCTACAAGGTTGGTTGCGCCGTCCAAATATGCCCAAATGGCGTCGACAGGACTTCGTTTTCTGATAAAGAGGGAGCCATATTTGTTTGTAACTATGCCGAAGC GGGAAACGTGGTTGAGATGTTACCATACCAGAACGGGTTGGAAGAATGCAGCTCTTGTGAGGGTGCAAACAATCAATGCCAGGCCAAGCTCTGCC ACAATCCAAAACGAGATGAACAGAAAA GTTACAGATGGACCCCCGACTGGGACCCCACCCTGGCCACCTGTGGCCCCTGCTGCATGGCCATATTGGCCATCCGACCCCTGGCCCTTCTCCTCACCTTTGTCGCCGCATTTGGAGTACACAGACTGTACCCAAGCATATTTTTTTACGAATAG
- the krr1 gene encoding KRR1 small subunit processome component homolog isoform X2: MASSTNEGSVNETRSGKKSKKNTNQVDESQLFTVPDGWKEPAFTKDDNPKGLLEESSFATLFPKYREAYLKECWPLVQKALGDSHIKATLDLIEGSITVCTTKKTFDPYAVVRARDLIKLLARSVPFEQAVRILEDDMACDIIKIGTLVRTRERFVKRRQRLIGPKGSTLKALELLTNCYVMVQGNTVSALGPFNGLKEVRKVVLDTMKNIHPIYNIKTLMIKRELSKDPELRLQSWERFLPNFRHKNLTKRKEPKKKTTKKEYTPFPPQQPESQIDKELATGEFFLRESVKKRKKMEEIKVKQAEVLSKRQEERNRAFIPPKEKPVMKKTNKAPSEAKINIEAIKAKVRKAKTKKLGAPSVNPVPQTKPAYDKKKKNKG, translated from the exons TGGATGAATCTCAACTCTTCACTGTTCCCGATGGATGGAAGGAGCCAGCATTCACAAAAGATGACAACCCCAAAGGTCTACTGGAGGAGAGCAGTTTCGCCACTCTCTTTCCGAAGTATAGAGAGGCATACCTGAAAGAATGCTGGCCACTGGTGCAAAAAGCATTAGGCGATTCA CACATCAAGGCCACCCTGGATTTGATCGAGGGCAGCATCACGGTTTGCACCACCAAAAAGACCTTTGACCCATATGCCGTTGTGAGGGCACGGGACCTCATCAAGCTGTTGGCCAGAAGTGTGCCTTTTGAGCAG GCCGTGCGTATTTTGGAGGATGACATGGCGTGTGACATCATCAAAATTGGCACGCTGGTCAGAACCAGAGAACGGTTtgtgaagaggaggcagagactcATCGGACCTAAAGGATCTACACTCAAG GCATTGGAGCTGCTCACCAATTGCTACGTCATGGTGCAGGGGAACACTGTGTCAGCCCTGGGACCCTTCAACGGCCTCAAAGAG GTACGGAAAGTGGTGTTGGATACCATGAAGAACATCCACCCTATCTACAACATCAAG ACGCTCATGATCAAGCGCGAGCTGTCCAAGGACCCCGAGCTGCGGCTGCAGAGCTGGGAGCGATTCCTACCCAACTTCCGACACAAGAACCTGACCAAGCGCAAGGAGCCTAAGAAAAAGACGACAAAGAAGGAGTACACGCCTTTCCCCCCGCAGCAGCCTGAGAGCCAG ATTGACAAGGAACTGGCAACGGGAGAGTTCTTCCTTCGAGAGAGTGTtaagaagaggaagaagatggaGGAGATAAAG GTGAAACAAGCCGAGGTGTTGTCTAAGAGGCAAGAGGAGCGAAACAGGGCCTTTATTCCTCCTAAGGAGAAACCTGTTATGAAGAAGACCAACAAAG CTCCCTCAGAAGCCAAAATCAACATTGAGGCCATCAAGGCTAAGGTAAGGAAAGCCAAGACCAAGAAGCTAGGAGCCCCCTCTGTTAACCCTGTCCCACAGACCAAACCCGCCTATGACAAGAAGAAAAAGAACAAGGGCTAA
- the krr1 gene encoding KRR1 small subunit processome component homolog isoform X1, whose product MASSTNEGSVNETRSGKKSKKNTNQGSNLVFSVDESQLFTVPDGWKEPAFTKDDNPKGLLEESSFATLFPKYREAYLKECWPLVQKALGDSHIKATLDLIEGSITVCTTKKTFDPYAVVRARDLIKLLARSVPFEQAVRILEDDMACDIIKIGTLVRTRERFVKRRQRLIGPKGSTLKALELLTNCYVMVQGNTVSALGPFNGLKEVRKVVLDTMKNIHPIYNIKTLMIKRELSKDPELRLQSWERFLPNFRHKNLTKRKEPKKKTTKKEYTPFPPQQPESQIDKELATGEFFLRESVKKRKKMEEIKVKQAEVLSKRQEERNRAFIPPKEKPVMKKTNKAPSEAKINIEAIKAKVRKAKTKKLGAPSVNPVPQTKPAYDKKKKNKG is encoded by the exons GTTCTAATCTTGTATTTTCAGTGGATGAATCTCAACTCTTCACTGTTCCCGATGGATGGAAGGAGCCAGCATTCACAAAAGATGACAACCCCAAAGGTCTACTGGAGGAGAGCAGTTTCGCCACTCTCTTTCCGAAGTATAGAGAGGCATACCTGAAAGAATGCTGGCCACTGGTGCAAAAAGCATTAGGCGATTCA CACATCAAGGCCACCCTGGATTTGATCGAGGGCAGCATCACGGTTTGCACCACCAAAAAGACCTTTGACCCATATGCCGTTGTGAGGGCACGGGACCTCATCAAGCTGTTGGCCAGAAGTGTGCCTTTTGAGCAG GCCGTGCGTATTTTGGAGGATGACATGGCGTGTGACATCATCAAAATTGGCACGCTGGTCAGAACCAGAGAACGGTTtgtgaagaggaggcagagactcATCGGACCTAAAGGATCTACACTCAAG GCATTGGAGCTGCTCACCAATTGCTACGTCATGGTGCAGGGGAACACTGTGTCAGCCCTGGGACCCTTCAACGGCCTCAAAGAG GTACGGAAAGTGGTGTTGGATACCATGAAGAACATCCACCCTATCTACAACATCAAG ACGCTCATGATCAAGCGCGAGCTGTCCAAGGACCCCGAGCTGCGGCTGCAGAGCTGGGAGCGATTCCTACCCAACTTCCGACACAAGAACCTGACCAAGCGCAAGGAGCCTAAGAAAAAGACGACAAAGAAGGAGTACACGCCTTTCCCCCCGCAGCAGCCTGAGAGCCAG ATTGACAAGGAACTGGCAACGGGAGAGTTCTTCCTTCGAGAGAGTGTtaagaagaggaagaagatggaGGAGATAAAG GTGAAACAAGCCGAGGTGTTGTCTAAGAGGCAAGAGGAGCGAAACAGGGCCTTTATTCCTCCTAAGGAGAAACCTGTTATGAAGAAGACCAACAAAG CTCCCTCAGAAGCCAAAATCAACATTGAGGCCATCAAGGCTAAGGTAAGGAAAGCCAAGACCAAGAAGCTAGGAGCCCCCTCTGTTAACCCTGTCCCACAGACCAAACCCGCCTATGACAAGAAGAAAAAGAACAAGGGCTAA